The genomic DNA gccaaattggtcggtactttaagaggatttgtctcgttaacccctcgtgtccgacacggcgatggtctcgggtttggggtgttacaatttaattggtatcagagctatggtttagtcgattctaggactaccatagcgtgtgagtctagctatacatgccaaattgttagtgcttaaaaatgtgatgacttgacggttgaaatttttgttttgattagtaaatggaacccgggtagagagacccttggcggatgacgttgaaagtgtagcagctgttccgcgcaagggacaccgctgttgagcctcggtcatccgcgaataatcaaaatgaaggggcgaaacaagccttcttcactatgatgaatgagtgggtcgcgcaatatgcccgaaccaacccatttgtccaaccattccgaatttaaatactccacccaagagcccgcaatgcctctagttattgatctgtgaggctgagtaaaccactgtggacttgattaggaagcggggccgaggagttcaaggccataattcGATGATcttgaaaaggccgagttacgctcgataacaccattagagtgttagatgaactgtcatgcacaccgatgaatgtcttaagtgtgctatatccttgttcgagactcacttactattggtggaggactttaatttccatagtcccaaatgaacgagttacttgggatttctttcaatccaatttgaagaaatacattagtcaacagttcatcgatcgaagcgtaaggaatttttggaactcaagcaaggcggatgaccagatctcgaatctgaacatgagttcgtaagacttagtcggtatgctcggagtgtgtggctgatgaggttacgatgtgcaaaagatttgaagaaggattgaatgaagagttaaagttactagtgggaattttggagataaaggagttcgtgacactagtcgaacgagcacgcaaagcggaagaacttgggaaggagaagaagaaggctgaatttgaagcaagagattaccgtaaaagatcgacgagtaaagctccgttctcggctgtaaagaggttcggggaggacaccgaagaagtcgaggacgatgcgggaatttccattagagcccgaccattggcggactctcgagctacttgatagctagtgtgggcaataatcgtcaagaaagatctgaatgccccaatgtggaaggcgacacctaggtgaatgttggggtaagtgcattaatagggctgttatggatgcggttgaaggaccacttcattagagattgcacgcgaagctagatgagaggaataaggcgcaaggtgcaagacctagtggagcgacggtggaggtaggccccgagaatctctggaggtaggggtggtaatcgagaggagcctctgtctggccgtccgatccgagaccgatgctctgctagagcatatgccatccgcgacgagaggaggcatcctccccgacgttatccttggtacttttactctctttgatactattgtgattgcattgattgacccggctctactcactcatatgtatgtgaaaccttagcatcgaagaagactctactgttgagtctcttgagttcgtaattcagtgtcaaaccctttgggtcaatacgtgcttgttgataaagtgtgcaagagatgcccctaataattcgagaatctgtttccggccgatcgatgcttctaccatttcatgaattcgatgttattcttggtatggattggtgaccgtacatgatcacGATGGTGGgtgtaaaaggaaaaccattgatttgaggagtgcaaataatgaggtagtccgagtcgagtctcttgatttaaaaggagcgccggcGATAATATCCTCTATGACCGctcgaggtatgtgaaaaagggtgtgaaacataccttgcgtatgtgtttggaagtaaagagacggaaaggaaactcgaatcggtaccgatggtttgtgagtattcagatgtttttccgaggagttctgggattgccaccggttcgagaagtggaattcgcatcggttgtaccgggtactacgccgatttcaatagcccgtatcgtatggcattaacggaattaaaggaattgaaggttcaattgcaagaattgacggatagaggtttcgctcgaccgagtttttctccatggggcgctttgtattgtttatgaagaagaagggcggaaccatgaggttgtgcatcgactatcgtcaactcaatatagtgacgataaagaataaatatccattgccacgaattgacgatttgtttgatcaattaaagggagcctcggtgttttcaaagatagatttgaggttggggtactatcggttgaggtccgagaatcggacatacccaaaaccgcttttagagcgagtacggtcactctgaattcttggtgatgccgtttgggctcactaatgccctacggtgtttatggatttaatgaatagaattttcaggccatacttggatcggttcgtagttgtatttatcgatgacattttggtctattcgagagatgatggcgaacatcttgaacacgaggctagtgttgcaaatcttacgagataagcgattatacataaagttgataaatgtgaattttggttgaaagaggttagcttttggggcacgtggtgtccgcgatcggtgtcgaggtggaccgaacaaaattcagccatagtcgattggaaaccaccaaggaatgttaccgaagttaggagctttttggggcttgcggttattaccgacgatttgtaaaggtttctcgacgatagccacgccaatgacggcttactccaaaaggatgttaagttgaatggacggagaaatgtcgaaaagtttcgatcaatgaaagcttatttgatgaagccccaattctagtgcaaccgaatcgggcaaagagtttgtcatttatagtggcgcatccctacttgggttgggttgcgtattgatgcaagaaaggcgagttgtggcctatcgtcgaggcaattaaagccacatgagaaaaattatccgacccatgatttgAATTGGcttccatcgtattcgccttaaagatatggcgacattacttatttggtgagaagtgccatgtgtattcggatcacaaaagtctcaaatatttgatgacccaaagagacttaaatctgcgacaaagcgatggctcgagttgttaaaagattatgagctcgtcattgattatcaccgggaagggctaatgtggttgcggatgccttaagcgaaaatcactttgtttgctttatgaagcgatgaatgtacacttgtctatcctacccgacaatgtgttagtagctgaattgaaagccaaaccattattgatcgtcaaattcgtgaagctcgagaaagtcgacgatgagttggttgcaaagcgggatgagtgtgttcgaacaaggactcggaatttcaaatcgatgatgacgattgtttgaggttcgaagtcgtctgtgtgttccaaagaattgaacttattccaataattttgagcgaagcccattgtagccgaatggcaatccacccgggagtacgaagatgtacaacgatttgaagcgtcggttttggtggcatggtatgaaacgagacatctcgattttgtttgagatgtttaatatgtcaacaagtgaaagcggaacatcaagtgccttgagattacttcaccgatcacgatgcgagtggaaatgggatcgagtcacaatggactttgtatccggaccgccattgtcgtgagtaagaaggatgcgatttgggtcgttgtcgataggtgactaagtcggctcactttatcccgtgcgtaaggatttttcaatggacaaactagccgaattatgcgtttctcgattgtgagattacacgggtgcctatttccatcgtgtgggatagagatccgagatttacctcgcgattttggaagaagttgcaagaagctttgggtaccaagttgcatttcagcaccgcctttcaccccaaaccgatggtcaatccgagcggataattcaaatactcgaggatatgttgagatgttgtatccttgagtttagtggttcatgggagcagtatcgcctttgattgaattcgcacaacaatagctttcaatcaagtattaagatggcgccttacgaggctttatacgatcgtaaatgccgtaccccattattctggtgaacttagtgaaggtaaattcttgaggttgatttggttaaggatgccgagcaaagagttcgagtaattcgtgaaagtttgaaagcgccggatcgccaaaagtcgtatgcggatttgaaaagaaaagatattgaatatcgggttggagacaaggtctttctcaaagtttcaccttggaagaaggtgcttagatttggccgtaagggaaaattgagtccgaggttcatcggtccgtatgaagtatccgaacgagttggacccgatggcgtcgattaattttaccccgagcttgaaaggatcctagcgttttccatgtctcgatgcttgacgatataggtcgatccatcgcacgtaatcgctccgtcgagattgagattcacctaatttgagctatgaagaggaaccggttcgcgatacgatgcgtgaagtaaagagttgcgcaataagaaaatcccattagtgaaggtgttgtggcataaacacggaattgaagaagccacttgggaactcgaggactctatgaaagagcgatacccaaacctatttacggtaagattttggggacgaaaatttcgtaagtggggagagttgtgacatccctaatttgaccctagtcggaaagtggtttgggaccactaaaccgagtcttataagtaattaaaagttatattctatgtttatgatgttagtaaatgcatgtgtgaaagtttcatgcattaatttgatcatttctatgtgaatttattaaaatggacttgtatgaaacattgttgaaaggtgataggctaatcttacaatggtctaatagtacatgcatgcaaaagagtggttttgcatgtcaatttgcccaaaaaaagggaagagtggccggccatgacaagaatatgggcaagggaacatgtttccaacatgtttagttagtggattatgtagaaaaaaataaagaaatgaaaaaaaatgagcatggatgcccccttttgttgccgtgagtagaggaaaagaaaggaaaaaatttgttcatccattctcaaatcttggctgaaaatactaagggaaaaggaaggatttttgcttcatgcttggtttagaagagaactagaaggagatttggtcatacttgtgtcaagattaaggtatgtttgaggttgtgtcatgagattcatgcatgttttagttgctaacttgatgttcatgttagcccatggttcaaatccttgttatgccatggaaatggtatttggccaaggttgatattgtgttaaagccattgcatgctaaatgtgaagcttgttgatgatacatgtaatgatggattgactactcttgaaatttcttttagcattcttgagtaagacatggagttttctttgtttaaccatgaccaaaaattgaaaggggatggtgtgggatgtattcggccatggcatgctcataagtgcgatttatgcttgttgcatgataggtaaaatttgtgttttgatatatgtgcatatgtgtttgtacatgatgttacaaatggatgtgaaaatatatgctagattgggaaaatttgattaaatgttcatgagatgaaattaggtgattaaaagatgttagttgacattgtacatatatatatatattcgccattaaagtgagtatgtaggtaatgttgaatcaagttttggtgcatattcggttaggtgtataatcgaccaaatgggcgattagtaagaatggttgcgaatatacaagcatacatatgcatgtgtagttgaattatgaatgtttagcaagatggttaaactagtgatttattgattaagctcaaggagttaaagaaggagaatcaagcaagggaaagtcgaaggtcatcgagtagccgacttggaactattttacccaacacgaggtaagtcattaagcacatatgtttgatattgcttaaatgattggaaaatctatgcaattgtgtttaatggaatgctatatatatgtataaatgaaattgtatgtgtatggaatgaggataattgttgaatgtaaaagaaatagtggaatgtgtagaaagtttgctttcggcactatgtgtcttgggcaatacgtgtgtatggtgacgagattggcactaagtgtgcgtgctggaaatatatggcactaagtgtgcgtgctggaaatatttggcactaagtgtgcaagctggaaaaatctgacctttgggtgtgcgagttcggaggtatggcctgtgtgtgcgagcttaaattacgtggcactaagtgtgcgaaatcgagtagtaagcactgtgtgtgcgtactctatatatatggaggtgtgtctccattgaattgagtatgggcagcggatcgggtaagtacctcgagctcatgacgaatagagaatacgttcatgcttggggttgaatttggtaagccttaaatctatgtgatgattgaaattgtatggttgtgctggaaaatgagttaatgtgtaaaatgcttgattatcttgttgtgtagaatatgaaatgtggatgtatgaattagtgcgagattggaccgaaaggtccgaggtattatggtatagattcgatatggacgagtacctagcctcatttgttgtacatgtagtagtaactttatcagtggattgatgaatgcttatgacttactgagttgtaaactcactcggtgttttcttgtcacccattttaggtctcttggactcgtattgttgcgtgctcggaaccgtcattgaagtcatcacaccggctgaaatcttgtggtattgtttttgttgttgaagaacatttggcatgtataggctattatattttgtcgaattatgggttgtaaactttaagccatgtgaaaatggcctatgtggtcgtcgagtgggatgctagaacctatagccacgagtcttagaaactcaaattttgataaggtggccataatttgtgcatgtatgatggatgattaaggccaaggaaaaattcatgaaattggcatagtctactgcagtaactgttgcggacagcagcagtgagatgagattgaaaaatcactaaaaatagtagaagtagaattaaatagtgagtaaattatggaactgaaccttgatgaatctatttttatatggacgaaacgaaatgaccatatgagcagtatactgagaaatattaaagttctcgtgagacagggccagaacggtttctggatcccctgtcacgactttgaaaatttaccataaattatccagaaagaattaggagtcatgccttatatttacagattccattttgagtctagtttcattagaaacaaacggcaccagtattaaagccctgtacagagagatattcaagttgtaacgcgcgaaggtcagagcagtcgatccctgtaacatgggtgactttaactaataaactgtaccaattggcccaaccaaaaattctaaaataaatccatggatgggtatatgagcctaaattcaggaaaatttacgaaaccagtttcgagttttgaaactcgagatatgattttaaggcgacggtgacgcagttttccagcctgtccagaaatgccaaattggtcggtactttaagaggatttgtctcgttaacccctcgtgtccgacaccggcgatggtctcgggtttggggtgttacaacacgagTGTGTCCCTAGAGGCTTAGGCCATGTGTGTTACATGGGCCATCAGCACAGCCGTGTCAAaatgaacacacgggcgtgttacccttccacacgggcgtgtaccccgTTTCAAGGGTAAATTTGTTTTTTAGTCGGTCAAGAACCCGAGCCGGTCCCGAGTGATTTCCGATGGATGTTTGAGGCCTCATAGGCCTTTGTTAAGGAGTTTAGTTAAAGTTTTAGATTTGATTAAGTCTTGATGATTCGAAAACgttggaatgcatgtgtttaagtgtggtaacgcctcgtatcccgTCCCGGCATAGGACTTGGGTGTGGGGTGTTTCATTGTTACTCTGCCCAAAAATGGAGACAATTTTATTCTTtaagtattatatatattttccaGAATAAAAATTTTGTCGGTTTCTATTTGAGAAGAAATTTTTTCGTTTTCAcactaaaacaaagaaaaattatTTCTGATTCTTTATTTGATTTAAATCGTTTGAACTCATCTCAAAACAATTCGTGTTATGAGAATAATGAATAAAATCATTCAGTTGAAAGACAAAAACAAAAAGAATTCGTTTAGCGAAAAAATAAGGACAAATTTAATAATtgatttattactataaatattacaGATATAttcgattttaatttttttattttttactctaaaatttattttcaaatagaATTTTTTCCAACAAATTTTAAGATTTACGAAGCCATTGACAATACTATAAGTTTGATTCCTTGGAATGGTATTATTATAAGTTTGATTCCTTGGAATGGTATTATTATACTGTATAATAAGGATAAATGCAGTAAGCATTCACCTActgaaaatatattataataaaatatactcATTTCATATTCTTTGACTGCTGCTCTGGTCAAAGACGGGAATAACATGTCCCATCTCCCCCCTGTAGAGTACATGGAACATTTGGAGAAAGTTTCCAACAAGACAACCTATTTTATATAAGGcattgattaaaaaaaaaaacagactGTTTTAGTTGTCGGACTCCATTGAAATCACTACATAAATTGGCCAAGTCCCAACACTGATTTTCTGATTGATGAATCCtccagaattttttttttaaacgaAAAACTCTCACATATGGCTGAAGTGAAGCTGCTTGGAACATGGCCAAGTCCTTTCTACTATAGAGTTGTTTGGGTCCTGAAATTGAAAGGTATAGCATATGAATTCATAGAAGAAGATCTGAACAACAAAGGTCCACTGCTTCTCCAGCATAATCCAGTTCACAAGAAGATACCAGTACTTATCCATAATGGAAAGTCAATTTGTGAGTCTATGATCATTCTTGAATATATCCAAGAGATTTGGCCACAAAATCCCCTGCTGCCAACTGATCCTTATGATAGAGCCATCGCtcgtttttggattaaatttgcTGAGGATAAGGTAAACCCTTTGGCTTTCGCCGGATTTTAGTTCCATTGGTTGATCTCCATATTGCATGTATCTTCGATCCTTGCAGCTTCCAGCAATCTGGATGGTGTTTCGAACCAGTGGTGAAGAACAAAAGAAGGCGATTAGGGATAGCCTGGAAATGCTAGAAACCATTGAAGAACATGCGCTTGGAGACAAGACGTTCTTTAGGGGAGACAAGATTGACTTGGTGGATATAGCTTTTGGTCAACTTAGCCAGTGGTTACAAATGGTTGAAGATACAACAAACGTTAAGCTACTCGAAGCTAGCAAGTTCCCTCGTTTGCAAAGATGGATCAATAATTTCAAACAAGTTCCCATAATCAAAGAAACCCTTCCTGATTACCAAGAGATGTTTGCTTACTTCAAGTCTCTCAGGGAAATGCTACTTTCATCCAAATGACACATCTGTGTATTAGTATCTATTGCTCGTATTTTCTTGTACTGTTGATATTTCCTAGGGAAATAACATGTTGAAATCATGCCTTAGAAATTGGCATTGAGCTTGAACCAAGATGCCTTTGTTCAATGTTCAGGTCTTTGTTCATGGtcatttactttattttaaaCTTGTTTATGTTTCGTTCATGTtgattaaaaaattcaaattatgtTTGTGTTTGTTCATTGAAATTTACTAGTATTAACTCAAGTGTGTCGTGCATAAAAGCTAAGAAACATTGAAGAAACCATTCGATAGTTGCAAGAAAACTTGCGCAGTGCCTACTACTTTTGAAACAGCGAAAGAACATAAAGATTAACAAAGAAGGATTGTTCATAGAGTTTGATTTCACTAAATCTGTGAGATTTCCCAAAGAGATAATTCACTATATTTCAATCTCATATAACAAGTTGTTTAAGTCTTAAAATTCACTAGTTTAGCAACTTCACTTTTGCACCTAAAAGTCTAAATCACTCTCTAAGTTTTCTATTGAAAAATTAGTCTATAAACCAAATGAATCACTTATTTACTTACAAAATGGACTCATAATAATGAATTCGTCCATGAACAGATAAATGTTCAAACTCTAAATACATAACCTATATAAGTCTCAAGAGTATATACTATTTTTCACTTGCTAATTGACCACCTCCAAATGTGCAAATATTTAGAGCAAAAATCATGCAAATAAAATATGTCTGATATCTGCAAGCGAATAGATCAAATAGCATTATAGTTAGTTTAGGATGAAACACTTGGTAGGTATTTTGAAGATTATAACCAAGGGATTGCAGATTGgagaattttattattaaattaataacagaaaataattactaatctaattgaGTCACGAGTTATTAGTGTTgattcataattaaaatattatttaaacaaattaaattaattaacctaaTGAAATTTTCTATTCCTAGTGTCAATGGTGCGAGCTCTCGATCTATGATCGATTAAATCCCTCATTATCTAATTACATcattaattaaccttaattaagttATTTACCACCTTTAGCTAAGAATATTCGCTAGGTTTCATCTTCACTAAGGGCTACCACCTAAGATACCTGCTCGGTTTAGGCATACAGATAACTGCCTTTGGACGTAACGAACGTCCAAAGTGTGAATACTCAATAAAATATTGAATGATAAGGCGGTATCCACAAGTATACAGgtcgagttgtaatatagttttacaacgaAGTAAGTGAATACTCCGAGGATCATACCCTAGGGAGGCAAGTGCTAGATTAATTCTTACCtaaacactaaaagatctaattagtactctaAATAACTTATAGTACGAGAACATAAAAGAAaggtttttaaagtttttaaagtagtaaaataaaataacataaaataaaagaaaattaaagagatagaAGAGTAGAGCTAATCAAATCtcgattatgggtgattagcttgcttcgGTAATCCCCAACAATTGTTGTTTCAGGTTCCTCGTTAAACAACTAGTCGTTACCCTAGTAAGATCTTTCGATCTTACACTAACATAATGAGTCagaaagaactacttatctttcgaTCTCACAGTCCAG from Gossypium arboreum isolate Shixiya-1 chromosome 9, ASM2569848v2, whole genome shotgun sequence includes the following:
- the LOC108456230 gene encoding probable glutathione S-transferase, giving the protein MAEVKLLGTWPSPFYYRVVWVLKLKGIAYEFIEEDLNNKGPLLLQHNPVHKKIPVLIHNGKSICESMIILEYIQEIWPQNPLLPTDPYDRAIARFWIKFAEDKLPAIWMVFRTSGEEQKKAIRDSLEMLETIEEHALGDKTFFRGDKIDLVDIAFGQLSQWLQMVEDTTNVKLLEASKFPRLQRWINNFKQVPIIKETLPDYQEMFAYFKSLREMLLSSK